The following are encoded together in the Acidovorax sp. KKS102 genome:
- a CDS encoding PTS sugar transporter subunit IIA: protein MNRLASILPSAQVLVSVDATSKKRAFEEAGLLFESQHGLSRALITDSLFARERLGSTGLGHGVAIPHGRIKGLKAPMAAVFQLLNPIGFDAPDELPVGLLIFLLVPEAATQKHLEILSEIAELLSDSALREKLKACTDATELHGMIAGWQSTQAA from the coding sequence ATGAACCGACTCGCCTCCATCCTGCCCTCCGCTCAAGTGCTTGTGAGCGTGGACGCCACCAGCAAGAAGCGTGCTTTTGAAGAAGCGGGTCTGCTGTTCGAGAGCCAGCACGGCCTCTCCCGGGCGCTGATCACCGACAGTCTGTTTGCCCGTGAACGCCTGGGCTCCACTGGGCTCGGCCATGGCGTGGCCATTCCCCACGGACGCATCAAGGGCCTCAAGGCGCCGATGGCGGCTGTGTTCCAGCTGCTCAACCCCATCGGATTCGATGCGCCGGACGAGCTGCCGGTGGGCCTGCTGATCTTTCTGCTGGTGCCCGAGGCGGCCACCCAGAAGCACCTGGAAATCCTGTCCGAAATCGCCGAGCTGCTCAGTGACTCGGCCTTGCGCGAGAAGCTCAAGGCCTGCACCGACGCCACGGAACTGCACGGCATGATTGCAGGCTGGCAGTCCACGCAGGCTGCCTGA